In Paenibacillus xylanilyticus, the genomic window CGTTTTTCTGATATTCTGGGGCCGAAATTTCGCGGTGATGTTGTTTGGGCTGCTTACGGTCGCTTTTATCATACTTCGACGGATTGACTACCAGAAGCATGTGGTGCTTAAGCGCATTTTGTTGACGGTGTTCGGTATTGGCGCGGTTTCCTTTGTCATTATTGAAGCACTGGTATTTACACAGCTAAATGCGAACGATCCGGAGCAGGCGGATTATGTCATTATCCTGGGGTCAGGCATCAGAGGCACAGAGTTATCACTGACGCTGAAGCAGAGACTGGATGCCAGTCTGGACTATATCCGCAACCATCCGCAGACGCCGGTTATTGTATCCGGAGGTCAGGGGCCAGGGGAGTCGATCCCTGAAGCACTCGCCATGAAAAACTATCTTGTGGACCAGGGAATAACGCCAGCCCAGGTTATTATGGAAGACAAGTCAACGAGCACGCAGGAGAATATGGCCTTTTCCAAAAAAATTATAGACGAAGCGGGGCTGGAGCACCCCGAGATCATGATTGTAACCAGTGACTACCATATGTTCCGCTCCAAGTACTTGGCTGCCAAAAATGGCTACGCTGCCGAATACGGCATTTCGGCCCCGTCTCCGGGATACCTGAAACCGATCAACATGATCCGTGAGTATTTTGCAGTGGTCAAGGCTTTTATGTAGAGTTATCTTCTCTATTCACATTCAAAAGTTTCACGAGGTGCTGAATCTCAGAACATGTGCAAAAAGCAGTTGAGCAGAATGGATTCTGGCTTGACTGCTTTTTGTCGTTGTTCAAGTGAATTCAAGGATACTCAGCCAAATCATGTTATAATATACGTCATTAATAGAAGAACGATGTAGGAGTGAATGACGATTACCACGTATATGTTACCTGCTCTCTATGAGCAAAAGAAGATTTCAACGAACGACATGGAAGAATTTGTACGTCTGCTTGCACAAGCACCCTTATTATATGATGACGGCTCAAGCATCCGGGCTGAGGATTTTACGGAAGGTTTGGACATGGAAATCAAGCATGAAGTTCGGCCTGCTCTAATGGAGCTGTATGATCTGGCTGTTAAGGCCTGTCGGCAGTTCCCTGATCCGGCTTCCTATGAACAGCTTCAGGATGCTCTGGGGTTACAGGCAGAACTGTGGCAGGAAGAAGTGCTTGATCTTGCCTCGTGGATGAACTGGCTGAAGCAGGTTGGGGAAGGACAGAAGGCCCTGCCGGAGTATGATTTTGCAAGCATGCTTGGGACACTGCCTGAAGGATTCATGATTCATGATTTTTATGATGAACTCCGTTATCAGTTGGAGCATAATCCGTCAAACACCTGGGCGATTCAAGAGCGGGATCGGCTGTATGCAGCCATGGGTGCCAAATAACATCGAACGAAACGTGCAGTAACCGTGTTTATCCATATAGGAGAGATTGTCTTATCGCTTATGGAAATGAGGGGATCACGTGAAGAAGGTTGTATTGGCCGGAGGTACGGGATTTGTCGGTCAGGATTTTGCACAAAGGTTCAAGAAACTTGGATATGAGGTGCTCATCATCTCACGTCAGCCAGGTCATATTGCCTGGGAGGACTCCGATGGTATCAGGCAAGCCCTTGAAGGTGCTGAGATGTTGATTAATCTGGCCGGAAAATCTGTAAACTGTCGTTACACCAACGAGAATCGCAGGATTATCCTAGAGTCCAGGACCAGCACGACACGTATTCTTGGCGAGTCTATTCTTGAATGTGACCTTCCACCTGAACTATGGATCAATTCAAGTACGGCCACGATCTACAGACATGCAGAAGACCGCCCCATGACCGAAAAAGAAGGTGAGATTGGCTCCGGATTCTCGGTGGATGTAGCTAAGGCATGGGAACAGGCTTTCTTCGAATTCAGTCTGCCTTCTACCCGCCAGATTGCCTTGCGAATTGCGATTGTACTGGGCAAAGGCGGCGTCATGGAGCCGCTCACGAATTTGGTGCGTTTTGGCTTGGGTGGGTCACAGGGTCCCGGAACACAGCAGTTCAGCTGGATTCATATCGAAGATTTATTTCGCATGGTCCTTTATCTACAGCAGCAT contains:
- a CDS encoding YdcF family protein codes for the protein MKKFIQDKGLIIDLFLVACFVVFLIFWGRNFAVMLFGLLTVAFIILRRIDYQKHVVLKRILLTVFGIGAVSFVIIEALVFTQLNANDPEQADYVIILGSGIRGTELSLTLKQRLDASLDYIRNHPQTPVIVSGGQGPGESIPEALAMKNYLVDQGITPAQVIMEDKSTSTQENMAFSKKIIDEAGLEHPEIMIVTSDYHMFRSKYLAAKNGYAAEYGISAPSPGYLKPINMIREYFAVVKAFM
- a CDS encoding TIGR01777 family oxidoreductase: MKKVVLAGGTGFVGQDFAQRFKKLGYEVLIISRQPGHIAWEDSDGIRQALEGAEMLINLAGKSVNCRYTNENRRIILESRTSTTRILGESILECDLPPELWINSSTATIYRHAEDRPMTEKEGEIGSGFSVDVAKAWEQAFFEFSLPSTRQIALRIAIVLGKGGVMEPLTNLVRFGLGGSQGPGTQQFSWIHIEDLFRMVLYLQQHPELEGVFNASSPHPVTNRQLMESLRRHMGVRIGLPSPRWMLEVGARFIRTETELVLKSRWVIPERIEQEGFTFKHDTLDTALDEILK